In Deinococcus proteolyticus MRP, a single genomic region encodes these proteins:
- a CDS encoding cytochrome c oxidase assembly protein, producing the protein MTHAHHAPAAVPALHGAGGHAAAGFDPIILLYLLVAAGALAYAGLLWRQRALGRGWPLHRSLLFALGIALVAYGLSPALMAAGHADLRVHMTQHMLLGMFAPLALVLGQPLTLLLRGLPVPAARRLTRALHAAPLRWLMHPLTALALNVGGMYLLYLTPLYAAMLSSGPLHLLVHFHVIAAGFLYTAVLAGVDPSPLRAPFSWRLGTLLAGAGLHAVLGKLMFAELYPRGTADSAEVIEAAARRMYYWGDLAEALLACVLFWGWLKARDRQRAREARDEEARDREEQQRLQGGAAGAL; encoded by the coding sequence GTGACACACGCCCACCATGCCCCGGCTGCCGTGCCCGCCCTGCATGGGGCGGGCGGGCACGCGGCGGCGGGATTTGACCCCATCATCCTGCTGTACCTGCTGGTGGCCGCCGGGGCACTGGCCTACGCGGGCCTGCTGTGGCGGCAGCGGGCGCTGGGACGCGGCTGGCCGCTGCACCGCAGCCTGCTGTTCGCGCTGGGCATAGCGCTGGTGGCATACGGCCTGAGCCCCGCGCTGATGGCAGCCGGGCACGCCGACCTGCGGGTCCACATGACACAGCACATGCTGCTGGGCATGTTCGCGCCGCTGGCCCTGGTGCTGGGGCAGCCGCTGACGCTGCTGCTGCGCGGGCTACCGGTGCCGGCCGCCCGCCGCCTGACCCGGGCGCTGCACGCCGCGCCACTGCGCTGGCTGATGCACCCGCTCACAGCCCTCGCGCTGAATGTGGGCGGCATGTACCTGCTGTATCTGACACCGCTGTACGCCGCCATGCTGAGCAGCGGCCCGCTGCACCTGCTGGTGCATTTCCATGTCATCGCAGCTGGCTTTCTCTATACGGCGGTGCTGGCCGGCGTGGACCCCTCGCCGCTGCGGGCGCCCTTTTCCTGGCGGCTGGGCACGCTGCTGGCCGGAGCCGGGCTGCACGCCGTGCTGGGCAAGCTGATGTTCGCGGAGCTGTATCCCAGGGGGACCGCCGACAGCGCGGAGGTAATCGAAGCGGCGGCCCGGCGTATGTACTACTGGGGCGACCTGGCCGAAGCGCTGCTGGCCTGCGTGCTGTTCTGGGGCTGGCTGAAGGCCCGCGACCGCCAGCGTGCCAGGGAAGCGCGAGATGAAGAAGCCAGAGACAGAGAGGAACAGCAGCGGTTACAGGGAGGGGCAGCGGGGGCGCTCTAA
- a CDS encoding DUF2243 domain-containing protein — protein MTVSPAAHTQAPLTHPQLTRNAWIGVLLGIGLVAAADEIGLHQLLAWHHFYDKSTPKVGLFSDGLFHAAQMIALIAGCFMMVDMLKARAFSGRMLAAGIVTGMGAFQLWDGTVNHKVLEIHQIRYGVNLLPYDLTWNAVALALLLTGSTLWRRGLADPAARQPQ, from the coding sequence ATGACTGTTTCTCCCGCTGCACACACTCAAGCACCTCTGACCCATCCTCAGCTGACCCGCAACGCCTGGATTGGAGTTCTGCTGGGCATCGGCCTGGTGGCGGCCGCCGACGAAATCGGGCTGCACCAGCTGCTGGCCTGGCACCACTTCTACGACAAATCCACGCCCAAGGTAGGCCTGTTCAGCGACGGCCTCTTTCACGCCGCCCAGATGATCGCGCTGATTGCAGGCTGCTTCATGATGGTGGATATGCTCAAGGCCCGCGCCTTTTCGGGGCGGATGCTGGCTGCCGGCATCGTGACGGGGATGGGGGCTTTTCAGCTGTGGGACGGCACGGTCAACCACAAGGTGCTGGAAATTCACCAGATTCGCTACGGGGTGAATCTCCTGCCCTACGACCTGACCTGGAACGCGGTGGCCCTGGCGCTGCTGCTGACCGGGAGCACCTTGTGGCGGCGCGGCCTGGCAGACCCGGCGGCGCGGCAGCCGCAGTGA
- a CDS encoding thiamine diphosphokinase: MPASPKTAHHPSTAFILVAGRLTVPTDLSWLPAPDLVIAADGGAQQAAALGLEVDRWVGDFDSSRGTELDAPREIHPTAKDQTDGELAAELALAAGCTRLVFVGAFGGRFDHTAVLLLGAVSLAERGLDLWLTSGDEHARPLLGGQHLRLSLSAGTTLSVVAVSDLHGLTLRGVRWPLDRADIPLGSGWTLSNETAGNETAGNAVEVSLERGRALLVWHSPGRK, encoded by the coding sequence ATGCCCGCTTCTCCGAAGACCGCGCACCATCCATCCACCGCATTTATCCTCGTCGCGGGTCGCCTGACCGTGCCGACCGACCTGAGCTGGCTGCCCGCGCCCGACCTGGTGATTGCCGCCGATGGGGGGGCACAGCAGGCCGCCGCACTGGGGCTGGAAGTGGACCGCTGGGTGGGCGACTTCGATTCTTCACGCGGCACCGAACTGGACGCGCCGCGCGAAATCCACCCCACCGCCAAGGACCAGACCGACGGCGAGCTGGCCGCCGAACTGGCCCTGGCGGCCGGCTGCACCCGGCTGGTGTTCGTGGGGGCGTTCGGCGGGCGCTTCGACCATACAGCGGTGTTGCTGCTGGGGGCCGTGTCACTGGCCGAACGCGGCCTGGACCTCTGGCTGACCAGTGGCGACGAGCACGCCCGGCCGCTTCTGGGCGGCCAGCACCTGCGTCTGAGCCTGTCCGCCGGCACCACTCTCAGCGTGGTGGCCGTGAGTGACCTGCATGGGCTGACCCTGCGCGGCGTGCGCTGGCCGCTGGACCGGGCCGATATCCCACTGGGCAGCGGCTGGACCCTGAGCAACGAAACAGCAGGCAACGAAACGGCAGGCAATGCAGTGGAAGTCAGCCTGGAACGTGGCCGGGCACTGCTGGTGTGGCATTCGCCGGGCCGAAAATAA
- a CDS encoding ABC transporter ATP-binding protein, whose protein sequence is MLQNRRVTASLPPALSVQQLTKHYGPTLAVNNFSLDVQPGETLALLGPSGCGKSTVLRCVAGLERPDSGQIVMAGRDVTYEPPETRGVGMVFQNYALFPHLSVLGNVAYGPRMRRVPRAEAERRAREALDLVDLGELEDRRPDQLSGGQQQRAALARALATGAGLLLLDEPLSNLDEKLRHELRGELKALLAHTRSAALLVTHDQREALAVAGRVAVMRAGQLVQVGKGPELFARPATAWVAAFLGHANIFAGPGGTAQVVPEQALRLGVGDAYRVSAQLLTDSGTEVTLDHPLGPLRLHLSPRESGLIESGQLRLQVDGAGVLQVPDDRGRGKA, encoded by the coding sequence ATGCTTCAAAATAGGCGGGTGACCGCATCCCTTCCCCCAGCCCTCTCCGTGCAGCAGCTGACCAAACACTACGGCCCCACGCTGGCGGTGAACAACTTCAGCCTGGACGTGCAGCCTGGTGAAACACTGGCGCTGCTGGGGCCGAGCGGCTGCGGCAAAAGTACCGTGCTGCGCTGCGTGGCGGGGCTGGAACGCCCTGACAGCGGCCAGATTGTCATGGCAGGCCGGGACGTGACCTATGAACCGCCCGAGACGCGGGGTGTAGGCATGGTCTTTCAGAATTACGCGCTGTTTCCGCACCTGAGCGTGCTGGGCAACGTGGCCTACGGCCCCCGGATGCGCCGCGTGCCCCGCGCCGAGGCGGAGCGCCGCGCCCGTGAAGCGCTGGACCTGGTGGACCTGGGCGAGTTGGAGGACCGCCGCCCCGACCAGCTGAGCGGCGGCCAGCAACAGCGGGCAGCCCTGGCCCGCGCCCTGGCGACCGGCGCAGGATTGCTGCTGCTGGACGAACCGCTCAGCAACCTGGACGAAAAACTGCGCCACGAACTGCGCGGCGAGCTGAAAGCGCTGCTGGCCCATACCCGCTCGGCGGCGCTGCTGGTCACGCACGACCAGCGCGAGGCACTGGCGGTGGCAGGGCGGGTGGCCGTGATGCGGGCCGGACAGCTGGTGCAGGTGGGAAAGGGGCCTGAGCTGTTCGCCCGGCCAGCGACCGCCTGGGTGGCGGCCTTTTTGGGACATGCCAACATCTTTGCCGGGCCGGGCGGCACCGCGCAGGTGGTTCCCGAGCAGGCGCTGCGCCTGGGCGTGGGCGACGCCTACCGCGTGAGCGCACAGCTGCTGACCGACAGCGGCACCGAAGTGACCCTGGACCATCCACTGGGGCCGCTGCGACTGCACCTCAGCCCACGGGAGAGTGGCCTGATAGAAAGCGGGCAGCTGCGCTTACAGGTGGACGGGGCCGGCGTGTTGCAGGTGCCGGACGACCGGGGGCGGGGAAAGGCCTGA